In Halovivax gelatinilyticus, the following are encoded in one genomic region:
- a CDS encoding thiolase family protein translates to MRDVYIVDAVRTPFGKRNGALAELHAQDLAAKPLEALAARNDFDERGYPEDVVYGCVTPMGEQGMNVGRLAPLVAGWGEEVPGVQLNRMCGSGQQAVNFAAGQVRAGFHDVLVAGGTEHMTRAPMGADADSTDNTYGDPASVTETYFEQFEEVTTQGEAAERVAEEWNCTREGLDQIAVDSQSRWARADDAGRYDEQVVPIETDAGGETTSLVRDEHPRPGTDLETLADLPLVFREAGDGVVHAGNASGIVDGAAATLLASGEACEKYGWEPLARIVDTHVVGVDPITMLTGPIPATTELLGRNDLTVDDVDRFEVNEAFASVVAAWLDETGADWERTNVWGGAIAHGHPLGATGAALVGKLPYQLEACDGRYGLSTMCIGFGQGIATLVERV, encoded by the coding sequence ATGCGAGACGTCTACATCGTCGACGCCGTCCGGACGCCATTCGGGAAGCGAAACGGCGCCCTGGCGGAGCTACACGCACAGGATCTGGCCGCGAAACCGCTCGAAGCGCTGGCGGCGCGCAACGACTTCGACGAACGCGGCTACCCCGAGGACGTCGTCTACGGCTGCGTGACGCCGATGGGCGAGCAGGGGATGAACGTCGGTCGGCTGGCGCCGCTCGTCGCCGGCTGGGGCGAGGAGGTCCCGGGCGTCCAGTTGAACCGGATGTGTGGCTCCGGCCAGCAGGCGGTCAACTTCGCGGCCGGTCAGGTTCGCGCCGGCTTTCACGACGTGCTCGTCGCCGGCGGGACCGAGCACATGACTCGCGCGCCGATGGGCGCCGACGCCGACTCGACGGACAACACCTACGGCGACCCGGCGAGCGTGACCGAGACCTACTTCGAGCAGTTCGAGGAGGTCACCACGCAGGGCGAGGCGGCCGAACGGGTCGCCGAGGAGTGGAACTGCACCCGGGAGGGACTCGATCAGATCGCCGTCGACTCCCAATCCCGCTGGGCGCGCGCCGACGACGCCGGCCGCTACGACGAGCAGGTCGTCCCGATCGAGACGGACGCCGGCGGCGAGACCACCTCCCTGGTACGCGACGAACACCCGCGCCCCGGGACGGACCTCGAGACGCTCGCCGACCTCCCGCTGGTCTTTCGCGAGGCGGGCGACGGGGTCGTTCACGCGGGCAACGCCTCGGGCATCGTCGACGGCGCGGCGGCGACGCTGCTCGCCTCCGGCGAGGCCTGCGAGAAATACGGCTGGGAGCCGCTCGCCCGCATCGTCGACACGCACGTCGTCGGCGTCGACCCGATCACGATGCTCACGGGCCCGATCCCGGCGACGACCGAACTCTTAGGGCGCAACGATCTCACCGTCGACGACGTCGACCGCTTCGAGGTCAACGAGGCCTTCGCCTCGGTCGTCGCCGCCTGGCTCGACGAGACCGGCGCCGACTGGGAGCGGACGAACGTCTGGGGCGGCGCCATCGCCCACGGCCACCCGCTCGGCGCGACGGGAGCGGCGCTCGTCGGAAAGCTTCCCTACCAGCTCGAGGCCTGTGACGGCCGATACGGTCTCAGCACGATGTGCATCGGGTTCGGACAGGGAATCGCGACGCTGGTCGAGCGGGTGTAG
- a CDS encoding ribose-phosphate diphosphokinase: MIVSGSSSQSLAASLAAELDEPLAATAVEHFPDGELLASVPGLADGTTPDRAVVVASTVSADAHLELLQLQDAVREAGVDEVVTVLAYMGYARQDRAFDPGHPVSARAVARAISTGTDRILTVNPHEDAVCDFFDPSADAVDAASTLADPLPADLADPVFLSPDAGAVEIAETVRDAHGDGEVDYFEKTRHSGTDVEIAPSDVRVEARDVVVVDDIIATGGTMSEAVSVLRDRGAARTYVSCVHPLLAGTAYTRLARAGVEAVYGTDTIEGAASAVSVAPVLADEL, from the coding sequence ATGATCGTCAGTGGGTCTTCTTCGCAGTCGCTCGCCGCCAGCCTCGCGGCCGAGCTGGACGAACCGCTCGCCGCCACCGCCGTCGAGCACTTTCCCGACGGCGAACTGCTCGCGTCGGTTCCGGGCCTCGCCGACGGGACGACGCCCGACCGGGCCGTCGTCGTCGCCTCGACCGTCTCGGCCGACGCACACCTCGAATTACTCCAGCTCCAGGACGCCGTCAGGGAAGCCGGCGTCGACGAGGTCGTCACTGTCCTGGCGTACATGGGCTACGCCCGGCAGGACCGCGCCTTCGATCCCGGCCACCCGGTGTCCGCTCGCGCCGTCGCGCGCGCCATCTCGACCGGCACCGATCGGATCCTCACGGTGAACCCGCACGAAGACGCCGTCTGTGACTTCTTCGATCCATCCGCCGACGCGGTCGACGCGGCGTCGACGCTCGCCGACCCGCTTCCGGCCGACCTCGCGGATCCGGTCTTTCTCTCCCCGGACGCGGGCGCCGTCGAAATCGCCGAAACCGTCCGCGACGCCCACGGCGACGGCGAGGTCGACTACTTCGAGAAGACTCGCCACTCAGGCACCGACGTCGAGATCGCCCCGAGCGACGTTCGCGTCGAAGCGCGCGACGTGGTCGTCGTCGACGACATCATCGCCACCGGTGGGACCATGAGCGAGGCCGTCTCCGTCCTCCGCGACCGCGGCGCCGCCCGAACCTACGTCTCCTGCGTCCACCCGTTGTTGGCCGGGACGGCCTACACCCGACTCGCTCGCGCCGGCGTCGAGGCCGTCTACGGCACCGACACGATCGAAGGGGCGGCGAGCGCCGTGTCGGTGGCGCCGGTGCTAGCCGACGAGTTGTAG
- a CDS encoding peptidase, with translation MRDRSAIVLVCLLVLSLPVTALGTAVGAPSGVADAQTASHGGHVVDRPSAAAPVVQASPLDDEETIHESLVLTQRPDRPGEFGAEATIAVPDAVRELEVSIPEEATVESTDGFDRVGPSTLEWTGETREASITLGVQANQTRGDGPHGSSADGYDFVETGEWGIVAVPRVSFSWRHDRGTEIGVERSVTVDGPGAIGDTIAVFGPVEEYVSDDGPERLRLVVPEAASLDESPDDILDVLGEAATSLAVGAANDEFFVVAAPTGTVEWRARGAQYGADDAWVRDDAALSDLPNVWLHEYVHSRQPFAGVDDGTTDELQWLIEGQADYYAALFALEQDLVDYQTFRAFLERGSQHPYDAGILADPSTWADPETDYARGPLALYAVDREIREATANDLTLVDALRDVTRADQPVGLAAYYAAVEDVGGADARSTAERYVETESIPDTVGERAHRDVFDADRTAFEVDVEGGPFAVGGDYRDGSVDALDEIVPGETVEIPVSVANVDDRAGHYSVFAAVDGEVVDEARGQLDAGEGSSASLSWTPETDGAFDVQIGEHVESVAVEPPVEATVTDLAVSSRAVSVGEPVTATITVTGDDHRPSAIDLVVTTPGGTADERTVRLAPGETQTVETTVSFDREGRNQLTAGDESVVVGVGTLAGLVVRGEAFVTSSAGGLAVGGLVVVLGLVAVGIARRRGTDLP, from the coding sequence ATGCGAGACCGTTCGGCGATCGTACTGGTCTGTTTGCTCGTCCTGTCGCTGCCTGTGACGGCGCTCGGTACAGCGGTCGGCGCACCGAGCGGCGTCGCTGACGCCCAGACGGCGAGTCACGGCGGTCACGTCGTCGATCGGCCGTCGGCGGCCGCTCCCGTGGTCCAGGCGAGCCCACTCGACGACGAGGAGACGATCCACGAGTCGCTCGTGCTCACCCAGCGGCCCGATCGGCCCGGGGAGTTCGGCGCCGAGGCGACGATCGCCGTTCCGGACGCCGTTCGCGAACTCGAGGTGTCGATCCCGGAGGAGGCGACGGTCGAATCGACGGACGGCTTCGACCGAGTCGGTCCGTCGACGCTCGAGTGGACCGGCGAGACGCGAGAGGCGTCGATCACTCTCGGCGTCCAGGCGAACCAGACCCGCGGAGACGGGCCGCACGGGTCGAGCGCGGACGGTTACGACTTCGTGGAGACCGGCGAGTGGGGAATCGTCGCGGTTCCGCGCGTTTCGTTCTCCTGGCGCCACGACCGGGGAACCGAGATCGGCGTCGAACGTTCGGTGACGGTCGACGGCCCCGGCGCGATCGGCGACACGATCGCCGTCTTCGGTCCCGTCGAAGAGTACGTCTCCGATGACGGCCCGGAGCGCCTTCGACTAGTCGTTCCCGAGGCGGCGTCGCTCGACGAGTCACCCGACGACATCCTGGACGTCCTGGGCGAGGCGGCGACGTCGCTCGCCGTCGGCGCGGCCAACGACGAGTTCTTCGTGGTCGCCGCGCCGACCGGTACGGTCGAGTGGCGAGCCCGCGGCGCGCAATACGGCGCCGACGACGCCTGGGTTCGAGACGACGCGGCGCTCTCCGACCTGCCGAACGTCTGGCTCCACGAGTACGTCCACTCGCGACAGCCCTTCGCCGGCGTCGACGACGGCACGACCGACGAGTTGCAGTGGCTAATCGAAGGGCAGGCCGACTACTACGCCGCACTGTTCGCCCTGGAACAGGACCTCGTCGACTACCAAACGTTCCGAGCCTTCCTCGAGCGAGGGAGTCAGCACCCCTACGACGCCGGGATCCTCGCCGATCCGTCGACGTGGGCCGATCCCGAGACGGACTACGCGCGCGGGCCCCTCGCGCTGTACGCCGTCGACCGCGAGATACGGGAGGCGACAGCCAACGATCTGACGCTCGTCGACGCGCTGCGCGACGTGACGCGAGCTGACCAGCCCGTCGGACTGGCCGCCTACTACGCGGCCGTCGAGGATGTCGGCGGCGCGGACGCCCGCTCAACCGCCGAGCGGTACGTCGAAACCGAGTCGATTCCGGATACCGTCGGCGAACGGGCCCACCGCGACGTCTTCGACGCGGATCGAACGGCGTTCGAGGTCGACGTCGAGGGCGGGCCGTTCGCGGTCGGCGGCGACTACCGCGACGGATCGGTCGACGCGCTCGACGAGATCGTCCCCGGCGAAACGGTCGAGATCCCGGTCTCGGTCGCGAACGTGGACGATCGAGCCGGCCACTACAGCGTGTTCGCCGCGGTCGACGGCGAGGTCGTCGACGAGGCCCGCGGCCAGCTCGACGCCGGGGAAGGATCCTCGGCCTCCCTCTCGTGGACGCCCGAAACGGACGGTGCGTTCGACGTGCAGATCGGCGAGCACGTCGAGTCGGTCGCCGTAGAACCACCGGTCGAAGCGACCGTGACCGATCTCGCCGTCTCGTCGCGTGCCGTGAGCGTCGGCGAACCGGTCACTGCAACGATCACCGTCACTGGCGACGACCATCGACCGTCCGCCATCGACCTCGTCGTGACGACGCCGGGCGGGACGGCCGACGAGCGGACGGTTCGTCTCGCCCCGGGCGAAACGCAGACCGTAGAGACGACAGTCAGCTTCGACCGAGAGGGGCGAAACCAGCTCACAGCGGGCGACGAGAGCGTGGTGGTCGGTGTCGGCACCCTCGCCGGGCTCGTCGTCCGCGGCGAGGCGTTCGTTACCTCGAGCGCCGGCGGTCTAGCGGTCGGCGGGCTGGTCGTCGTACTCGGGCTCGTCGCGGTGGGTATCGCTCGCCGGCGTGGAACGGATCTGCCGTAA